Proteins encoded within one genomic window of Companilactobacillus zhachilii:
- the helD gene encoding RNA polymerase recycling motor HelD — protein sequence MSINQSKQEEQARVNVVADKIDKKIERVDQSIAQAHQETHRIERNYGENTKVNTTEVDDQMETNASVQQQKQLVALAVENENILNSNKLKLENLQGSPYFGRIDIVEDGEEDTLYIGTSTLQDDDGEFLIYDWRAPISGIYYNGMLGKVHYQTPNGPTTVDLKKKRQFQIINNKIKTMFDTNETVGDEILQSVLSEYSDEYLKNIVATIQHEQNTIIRDTHSDVLLVQGVAGSGKTSAILQRVAYLLYHSRSTMNADNIVLFSPNKLFSNYISEVLPSLGERNMRQVTLNEFISLRLTGVQVETLFERYEKDERNLPETTIKIRLFKESGEFLDQLSQLEEEHPDHILHFEDVIFDGKPFFTKEEISEIYDHVNHAYHIPDRFLKTKNALIKRLQKRIHDDRNEDWVQAEIDNLSDEDFQQIITDHNIEESTNQREIIAEEFLRDRYAPIYNALVNNYFFNPYKEYLFLLGKMKQELVSDSVWQTMVEAIDDNIEAHKLNLSDSVAVLFLRDLVTDSGINHAIQHIFIDEVQDYTMAQLKYIAHAFPNAKMTLLGDRAQDVLTSSYRKKDLVTEVNELFNKKKVTTITLNQSYRSTAEITNFATKLLPNGSEIKAFSRQGEEPVIKVFDDNDYYQGLKDTARELNKKYDTVAILTRNQAQAEQIYAHYGDESLVTLVDANFRSIPKGILVLPIYLAKGLEFDAVIAHDVSAKNYPDERSIDVLYTICTRAMHNLTLCVDTEVSPLLSHESADLISEQ from the coding sequence ATGTCGATTAATCAATCTAAACAAGAAGAACAAGCTCGCGTCAATGTCGTTGCTGACAAGATTGACAAAAAAATTGAACGCGTCGATCAAAGTATCGCTCAAGCCCACCAAGAAACACATCGGATTGAACGTAACTATGGTGAAAACACTAAGGTCAATACAACTGAAGTCGATGACCAAATGGAAACTAACGCCTCTGTTCAACAACAGAAACAATTGGTTGCTTTGGCAGTCGAAAATGAAAATATTTTAAACTCCAACAAATTAAAACTCGAAAACCTCCAAGGCTCACCTTACTTTGGCCGCATTGATATCGTTGAAGATGGTGAAGAAGATACCCTTTATATTGGAACTTCAACACTGCAAGACGATGATGGAGAATTTCTCATTTATGACTGGCGTGCCCCTATTTCTGGGATTTACTACAACGGGATGCTTGGTAAAGTTCACTACCAAACACCAAATGGTCCCACAACTGTGGATCTTAAAAAGAAACGTCAATTTCAAATTATCAACAATAAAATCAAGACCATGTTTGATACCAATGAAACCGTTGGTGATGAGATTCTCCAATCGGTTCTAAGCGAATATAGTGATGAATATTTGAAGAATATTGTTGCAACGATTCAACATGAGCAAAACACTATTATCCGTGATACTCATTCTGACGTCCTCTTAGTCCAAGGTGTCGCTGGTTCTGGTAAAACCTCTGCCATCTTACAACGGGTAGCTTACTTGCTTTATCACAGCCGTTCAACGATGAACGCTGACAACATTGTCCTCTTTTCACCTAACAAACTTTTCAGTAATTATATTTCAGAAGTTTTACCAAGTTTGGGTGAAAGGAACATGCGCCAGGTTACTTTGAATGAATTCATTTCTTTACGTCTAACTGGTGTTCAAGTCGAAACACTGTTTGAACGTTATGAAAAAGATGAACGCAACTTACCCGAAACAACCATTAAGATTCGCCTCTTCAAAGAAAGTGGTGAATTTCTCGACCAGTTATCACAATTGGAAGAAGAACATCCCGACCACATTTTACATTTTGAAGATGTCATTTTTGATGGCAAACCTTTCTTCACTAAAGAAGAAATTTCTGAGATTTATGATCACGTCAATCATGCCTATCACATTCCCGATCGTTTCTTAAAAACTAAAAATGCTCTTATCAAACGACTTCAGAAACGTATCCATGATGACCGCAACGAAGATTGGGTTCAAGCTGAAATTGATAATCTATCGGATGAAGACTTCCAACAAATCATTACCGATCACAATATCGAAGAATCAACCAACCAACGGGAAATCATTGCTGAAGAATTCCTAAGAGACCGCTATGCTCCAATTTACAATGCCCTAGTCAATAACTATTTCTTTAACCCCTACAAAGAATACCTTTTCCTATTAGGCAAAATGAAACAAGAACTTGTTTCTGATAGTGTCTGGCAAACAATGGTTGAAGCCATCGACGACAATATCGAAGCTCACAAGCTCAATCTGAGCGATTCCGTTGCAGTGCTTTTCTTACGTGATTTGGTAACCGATAGTGGTATTAATCACGCTATCCAACATATCTTCATTGATGAAGTCCAAGATTACACAATGGCTCAATTGAAATACATCGCCCACGCCTTTCCTAATGCCAAAATGACATTGCTAGGTGACCGTGCTCAAGATGTTTTGACTAGTTCTTATCGTAAAAAAGACCTTGTTACCGAAGTTAATGAACTTTTCAATAAGAAAAAAGTCACTACCATTACACTCAATCAGAGTTATCGTTCAACTGCTGAAATCACTAACTTTGCGACAAAACTGTTACCAAATGGCAGTGAAATCAAAGCATTCTCTCGTCAAGGTGAAGAGCCAGTAATCAAAGTTTTTGATGATAACGACTATTATCAAGGATTAAAAGATACCGCACGTGAATTAAACAAAAAGTACGATACCGTGGCTATTTTGACGCGAAACCAGGCCCAAGCGGAACAAATTTATGCTCATTATGGGGATGAATCATTAGTGACCCTAGTCGATGCCAATTTCCGTTCTATTCCCAAAGGAATCCTAGTCTTACCAATTTATTTAGCCAAAGGCTTGGAATTTGACGCTGTTATTGCCCACGATGTTTCAGCTAAGAACTACCCTGACGAACGTAGCATTGATGTTTTATACACAATTTGTACACGGGCTATGCATAATTTAACATTGTGCGTTGATACAGAAGTTTCACCTTTATTGAGTCATGAATCAGCTGACTTAATTTCAGAACAATAA
- a CDS encoding acyltransferase, giving the protein MNKNHRIFYLDFIRVIAIFLVIFIHVSAIDTIKNIGTGQWQITKILNYLAHISVPVFFMISGSLLLNSKKTTSLSYTWKQRIPRVTIPFIMWSIISPIVVGIYAHSLSFKNVFSVVKMILYHPTSPTLWFMYPLIGIYILSPVIKTFVQNATTEMLVYVTAIWLVTCSLLPSLAVLLPKDMQTILELSPVASFFLVGGFTGYFILGYLLTKVKIENTNNWVLLAIFLIAGISGNYVSTAVPQIYDVNNGYYVTSIFIPIMSVAAFILLQKWGSRIKSPTTIKTFEFLSPLVFGVYLVHNLLILYVEPWFTNHVSIHGLAATFMRYIVVAILSIVIIWILNLIPGINYLLTGNSRKKK; this is encoded by the coding sequence ATGAACAAAAATCATCGTATTTTTTATCTCGACTTTATTCGAGTCATCGCTATTTTTTTGGTCATTTTTATTCACGTTTCTGCTATCGATACCATCAAAAATATCGGTACGGGACAATGGCAAATAACTAAAATCCTTAATTATCTAGCCCACATCAGTGTTCCGGTTTTCTTCATGATTTCGGGATCACTCTTGCTTAATAGTAAAAAAACGACTTCTCTTTCCTATACTTGGAAACAGCGAATTCCGCGAGTGACGATTCCTTTTATTATGTGGTCGATCATTTCACCGATTGTTGTCGGAATCTATGCTCATTCGTTGTCATTTAAAAACGTTTTTAGCGTAGTCAAAATGATTTTGTATCATCCTACATCACCTACACTCTGGTTCATGTATCCTTTGATTGGAATTTACATCTTGTCTCCAGTTATTAAGACGTTTGTCCAAAACGCTACCACAGAAATGTTGGTCTACGTTACAGCAATCTGGCTAGTTACGTGTTCGCTTTTGCCATCGCTCGCTGTCCTTCTCCCCAAAGACATGCAAACTATCTTAGAACTATCACCAGTAGCTAGTTTCTTCTTAGTTGGTGGTTTTACAGGTTACTTCATTCTCGGTTACTTATTAACTAAAGTTAAAATTGAAAATACTAATAATTGGGTCTTGCTAGCAATCTTTTTAATCGCTGGAATCAGTGGTAACTATGTTTCCACAGCCGTTCCCCAAATTTACGACGTTAACAACGGTTATTATGTAACTTCAATTTTTATCCCAATTATGTCAGTTGCTGCATTCATTCTTTTGCAAAAATGGGGCAGTAGAATTAAATCACCAACAACTATTAAAACATTTGAATTTTTATCACCATTAGTCTTCGGTGTTTATCTTGTGCATAACTTACTCATTTTGTATGTTGAGCCTTGGTTTACAAATCACGTGTCAATTCACGGATTAGCAGCAACATTCATGCGCTATATTGTCGTTGCTATTTTATCAATTGTTATTATTTGGATTTTGAATTTGATCCCTGGAATTAATTATTTATTAACAGGTAATTCACGTAAGAAAAAATAG
- a CDS encoding LPXTG cell wall anchor domain-containing protein: MSMKKGKEWALSCVVVSAAVLMGMSTTVHADATTDNNVNSENTSTNTNNGGTVYNALGNASTTQTTNADNSAVTQSTNTAATTQATNDAVKDGGNVSDDYNNEGQNQLGYASNFHIFANEAHLNAHTNGNVAVGDFYGNVNFGTNVKEGGVDKEVSYIQRPHNIANSSFVTSGSTRENKVVFGNDNDIDVSNEQRPSINGTSLDHINSQEIYQDKDGNEYIDVANYLDNFLSNRSTSLTNKTPQVTVTDSDFPDQNQRVINLEDYEVTDDNQIVINLDPSVLAKDTPIYIYGLSADKGGTNIIINVDTQGNDPYDVNSQIKLIYNDGTANNNVERPNQETEFFDDNHLLWNFYDSSANDKLYTGHININRPFQGSVLAPKAEIEVNSNLDGNIAADKVIVNAETHRWDLQDNSNIETDYDHIVTIPGELPELPDEEDNEDEENVEHPDEEEEEDIDTDTGELVEGGSEGEDPDETTDTEEPGKEDKDSEENNGNEEEKDADEDDLGEGGDLITNGGSEGTNPNGDLNNGLLPNVGGNNKDVSQNPKTNAANESGLLPQTSETDGVLATILGLIVLAFGLILKATHIKKED, from the coding sequence ATGTCAATGAAAAAGGGAAAAGAATGGGCTTTATCATGCGTCGTAGTAAGCGCTGCAGTTTTAATGGGAATGAGTACAACTGTACATGCTGATGCCACAACTGACAATAATGTCAATTCTGAAAACACAAGTACGAATACTAATAATGGGGGCACAGTTTATAATGCACTTGGCAATGCGTCAACAACACAAACTACCAATGCTGATAATTCTGCGGTAACACAATCTACGAATACCGCTGCAACAACACAAGCAACTAATGATGCAGTTAAAGATGGTGGAAATGTTAGTGATGACTACAATAATGAAGGTCAAAACCAATTAGGCTATGCATCTAATTTCCATATTTTCGCTAATGAAGCACATTTGAATGCTCATACGAATGGTAATGTTGCAGTTGGTGATTTCTACGGTAATGTTAACTTTGGTACTAATGTTAAAGAAGGTGGCGTTGATAAGGAAGTTTCATATATTCAACGTCCACATAATATTGCCAACAGTTCATTTGTAACTAGTGGTAGTACTCGTGAAAACAAAGTTGTCTTTGGAAATGACAATGATATTGATGTCTCAAACGAACAACGTCCAAGTATTAATGGAACAAGTTTGGATCACATCAATAGTCAAGAGATTTACCAAGATAAAGACGGCAATGAATATATTGATGTTGCTAACTATCTTGATAACTTTTTAAGCAATAGATCAACATCACTTACTAATAAGACACCACAAGTTACCGTTACAGATTCTGATTTTCCTGATCAAAACCAACGTGTTATTAACTTGGAAGATTATGAAGTAACCGATGATAATCAGATTGTGATTAACTTGGATCCTAGCGTTCTTGCTAAAGATACACCAATCTATATTTATGGATTATCAGCTGATAAGGGTGGTACTAACATCATTATCAATGTTGATACCCAAGGTAACGACCCATACGATGTTAATTCACAAATTAAATTGATTTACAACGACGGAACAGCTAATAATAACGTTGAACGTCCTAATCAAGAAACTGAATTTTTCGACGATAATCACTTGCTATGGAACTTTTATGACAGTTCAGCTAACGATAAGCTTTACACTGGTCACATTAACATCAACCGTCCATTCCAAGGCAGTGTTTTAGCTCCAAAGGCTGAAATTGAAGTTAACTCTAACTTGGATGGTAACATTGCGGCTGATAAAGTCATTGTTAATGCCGAAACTCACAGATGGGACTTACAAGATAACTCTAATATCGAAACTGATTACGATCATATCGTAACAATCCCTGGAGAATTACCTGAACTTCCCGATGAAGAAGATAATGAGGATGAAGAGAACGTTGAACATCCTGATGAAGAAGAGGAAGAAGATATCGATACTGATACTGGTGAATTAGTTGAAGGTGGTTCTGAAGGTGAAGATCCCGATGAAACAACAGATACTGAAGAACCTGGTAAAGAAGATAAAGATTCTGAAGAGAACAACGGTAACGAAGAGGAAAAGGATGCCGATGAAGACGACCTAGGTGAAGGTGGAGACTTAATCACCAATGGTGGTTCTGAAGGCACTAACCCTAATGGTGATTTGAACAATGGACTTTTGCCAAACGTTGGCGGTAATAACAAAGATGTCTCACAAAACCCTAAGACTAATGCTGCAAATGAATCAGGTCTCTTGCCACAAACAAGTGAAACTGATGGTGTTCTAGCAACAATCCTTGGTTTGATTGTGTTGGCATTTGGTTTGATTTTGAAAGCTACACATATTAAAAAAGAAGATTAA
- a CDS encoding DUF6883 domain-containing protein, with protein sequence MPDAKNAVFPKEKLTKYALATTAIKSGGANKTKVFESALGYDLNNYTDLMDKVYNGITKYEAIPQSDNGSGQRYRIDMPIKGPNKNIREVCTAWIKDAQSGELRLTSIFVNHKKKG encoded by the coding sequence ATGCCTGATGCCAAGAATGCAGTATTTCCAAAAGAAAAATTAACAAAATACGCACTTGCTACTACTGCTATAAAAAGTGGTGGAGCTAATAAGACAAAGGTATTTGAATCTGCACTAGGATATGATTTAAATAACTATACCGATTTGATGGATAAGGTATATAATGGCATTACAAAGTACGAAGCTATTCCTCAATCTGATAATGGTAGTGGACAAAGATATAGAATTGATATGCCTATAAAGGGACCTAATAAAAATATCAGAGAGGTTTGTACCGCGTGGATTAAGGATGCACAGAGTGGTGAATTAAGACTAACTAGTATATTTGTTAATCATAAAAAGAAAGGATAG
- a CDS encoding phage minor capsid protein produces MVINTTAHSTFNQVRMSTMSEYDVTLAAMSSHAASRPACAPIQGKIVNTVPSSAPRYNPKYDSIYNHGYGEPAGTQEINCHHSLYLFIEGVSTNPFKHPNTEKAIKSGDIQ; encoded by the coding sequence ATGGTTATTAACACCACAGCACATAGCACATTTAATCAGGTTAGGATGTCCACAATGAGTGAGTACGATGTGACACTTGCTGCAATGTCCAGTCATGCTGCTTCACGTCCAGCATGTGCACCGATTCAAGGGAAAATAGTTAATACAGTCCCATCTAGTGCTCCAAGATACAATCCTAAATATGATTCTATCTACAATCATGGATATGGTGAGCCTGCTGGAACTCAAGAAATTAATTGCCATCATTCTTTGTATCTATTTATCGAGGGTGTGAGTACCAATCCATTTAAGCATCCTAATACTGAAAAAGCCATCAAGAGTGGTGATATTCAATAA
- a CDS encoding HdeD family acid-resistance protein has protein sequence MSEPKRRFDWFGFIIGLISLYAGYLVIWYPLNSLSTIAVIFGAFVILRGVYQLWFGSQMTRFLGVRSGWTIFSAVVNIIIGIIFISNVKVGIVVIVYMFAIWFLLDAIFQIFTSRFYHFFGKKYYILIVILACLNLLFAIILLFNPVLAGSFIVFMLAFFFFATGIAEIIEAF, from the coding sequence ATGAGTGAACCTAAGCGTCGTTTTGACTGGTTCGGTTTTATTATTGGGCTAATTTCGTTATATGCTGGCTACTTAGTGATTTGGTATCCGTTGAATAGTTTATCAACTATTGCGGTTATCTTCGGGGCTTTCGTAATTTTGCGTGGGGTTTATCAATTGTGGTTTGGATCACAAATGACTCGATTTCTAGGTGTCCGCAGTGGTTGGACCATTTTTTCGGCCGTTGTTAATATTATTATCGGTATTATTTTTATTTCAAATGTTAAAGTAGGAATCGTCGTCATTGTGTATATGTTTGCTATTTGGTTCCTATTAGATGCAATTTTTCAGATTTTCACATCGCGGTTCTACCACTTCTTTGGTAAAAAGTATTATATTTTAATCGTGATTTTAGCTTGTCTGAACTTATTGTTCGCAATCATCTTATTGTTTAATCCAGTTTTGGCTGGAAGCTTCATCGTCTTCATGTTGGCATTCTTCTTTTTTGCTACAGGAATTGCCGAAATTATTGAAGCATTTTAA
- a CDS encoding metal-dependent transcriptional regulator: protein MSPNKENYLKTIYELNYDFTKITNKRISEIMNVSAPSVTEMLNALASEGYLTHSPYNKIVLTPKGNKVSEKLVRTHRLWEVFLHECLKYPVDNVHHNADALEHASDEDLINHLNDFLNQPQRCPHGGIIPGNGQGETDADDKLLSMIPDGDKVQIVRVSDNYDFLQYFGSLNLEIDDTIEVIKHEKFDNSLVVRKEDGTNITIGAKAIDYIFVENR, encoded by the coding sequence TTGTCCCCTAACAAAGAAAATTATCTTAAAACTATTTATGAACTAAATTATGATTTCACTAAAATAACTAACAAACGTATTTCCGAGATCATGAACGTATCTGCACCATCAGTCACAGAAATGCTAAATGCTTTAGCTAGTGAAGGATACTTGACACACTCACCATATAACAAGATTGTTTTAACTCCCAAAGGAAATAAAGTGTCTGAAAAGTTAGTGCGGACACATCGTCTCTGGGAAGTCTTTTTACATGAATGTCTAAAGTATCCGGTTGACAATGTTCATCATAACGCCGATGCACTTGAACATGCTTCAGATGAAGATCTCATCAATCACCTGAATGATTTTCTTAATCAACCACAACGCTGTCCACATGGTGGAATTATTCCTGGTAATGGTCAAGGTGAAACTGATGCCGATGATAAACTGCTCAGCATGATTCCTGATGGTGACAAAGTTCAGATTGTCAGAGTTTCTGATAATTATGATTTCTTACAATACTTTGGTAGTTTAAATCTCGAAATTGACGATACAATTGAAGTTATCAAACACGAAAAATTTGATAATTCGCTTGTTGTTCGTAAAGAAGATGGAACAAATATTACGATTGGTGCGAAAGCTATCGATTATATTTTCGTTGAAAATAGATAA
- a CDS encoding phage scaffolding protein, translating into MKREFLKDLGLTDEVIEKVMTEYGKDVQDSNSKLALAEQERDSLKSQSKTKSEVLTKKANNSDDLNNQIENLQSTIKENDESAASNLLQVKQDNAVNNYLKDTRIRNLIMYT; encoded by the coding sequence ATGAAAAGAGAATTTTTAAAAGATTTAGGTTTAACGGATGAAGTTATCGAAAAGGTCATGACTGAATATGGTAAAGATGTTCAAGACAGCAACTCTAAACTTGCATTAGCTGAACAAGAAAGAGATAGCTTAAAGTCACAGTCGAAGACCAAATCAGAGGTCTTAACGAAAAAGGCTAATAACAGCGATGATTTAAATAATCAAATTGAAAATCTTCAATCTACTATCAAGGAAAATGATGAGAGCGCAGCTTCTAATTTATTACAGGTTAAGCAGGATAATGCGGTTAATAACTATCTCAAGGATACGCGTATTAGAAATCTTATAATGTATACCTAG
- a CDS encoding type II CAAX prenyl endopeptidase Rce1 family protein translates to MRVGDSPGTDFVRYLIWIAFSIGTLMLKNNAANQKGLDMPMVIAFFAVGLITLFLMIRKYIREEKSFSDTADGFVYSLVSNIGLVCLMIVMVCLLRIMVSYLQVTGKLPSFANDDVLSSDQNVFLFNMVGNVFIIAIQQQLVQTGFFFNYFFRKTSAYSAIMGIIFSGIIAGLISLPGSLLQFMMMMALGWCYALTYLYTKDEKMAIFVAMVSAAVGTIII, encoded by the coding sequence ATGCGCGTAGGAGATTCCCCAGGGACTGATTTTGTTAGATATTTAATTTGGATTGCTTTTTCGATTGGAACGTTAATGTTGAAAAATAATGCTGCTAATCAAAAAGGATTAGATATGCCAATGGTTATTGCATTCTTTGCCGTTGGACTGATTACATTATTTTTGATGATTAGAAAGTATATTCGTGAGGAAAAGTCATTTTCGGATACAGCGGATGGTTTTGTTTATTCGTTAGTTTCTAACATTGGTCTAGTTTGTTTAATGATTGTCATGGTTTGTTTATTGAGAATCATGGTTAGTTATTTGCAAGTGACAGGTAAGCTGCCAAGTTTTGCGAATGATGATGTTTTGAGTTCAGACCAAAATGTTTTCTTGTTCAATATGGTGGGTAACGTCTTTATCATTGCAATTCAACAACAGTTGGTTCAGACAGGATTTTTCTTTAATTACTTCTTTAGAAAAACATCCGCATACAGTGCAATCATGGGTATTATTTTTAGTGGTATCATTGCTGGTTTGATCAGTTTACCTGGTTCACTCTTGCAATTTATGATGATGATGGCCTTAGGCTGGTGCTATGCCTTAACTTATTTATATACAAAAGATGAAAAAATGGCTATCTTTGTTGCGATGGTCAGTGCTGCTGTTGGTACAATTATTATTTAA
- a CDS encoding DUF975 family protein, with protein sequence MNNNYNRISAIEIRREAHHAFRKDIRGNISLNVIPILLRFLAVFFGTKLYTTWMANLNVNLADPGQTTRRLTEISNDMASNPSSASKYMLTLTPETSVIVYAFMFFFIMVCVGVSYTALEKYRNPDYQVNALRDSLQTFSGRYFFPMIFITALFALFLEAGFMLYIIPGIWFLMIFSQVFLVFKDDVEDQGKWTLRMAFSTFNRSAVLMRGYKWAYFSLCLEFFFWEILNAMTHELLSIWLQPYEQLTMAIFYQKVLENNQKNS encoded by the coding sequence ATGAATAATAACTATAATCGAATATCTGCCATAGAAATTCGCCGAGAAGCACACCATGCTTTTCGAAAAGACATTAGGGGAAATATTTCCTTAAATGTAATTCCAATCTTATTGAGGTTCTTGGCAGTCTTTTTTGGAACAAAGCTTTATACTACTTGGATGGCAAATTTAAATGTCAATTTGGCTGATCCTGGACAAACCACCCGCCGTTTGACAGAAATTTCAAATGATATGGCTAGTAATCCAAGTTCTGCTAGTAAATATATGTTGACGTTGACACCAGAAACAAGTGTTATCGTCTATGCGTTTATGTTTTTCTTCATTATGGTTTGTGTTGGTGTATCATATACAGCCTTGGAGAAATATCGAAATCCAGATTATCAAGTCAATGCGTTACGTGACAGTTTACAAACTTTTTCCGGACGATACTTCTTTCCAATGATTTTTATTACAGCATTATTCGCACTGTTTCTAGAAGCAGGCTTCATGCTGTACATCATTCCGGGAATTTGGTTTCTGATGATTTTCTCACAAGTCTTTTTAGTCTTTAAGGATGATGTTGAAGATCAAGGTAAGTGGACGTTAAGAATGGCATTTTCAACGTTCAATCGTAGTGCTGTTTTGATGCGGGGCTATAAATGGGCATATTTCTCATTGTGCTTGGAATTCTTTTTCTGGGAAATTTTGAACGCTATGACACATGAGTTGTTGTCTATTTGGTTGCAACCTTATGAACAGTTAACGATGGCAATTTTTTATCAAAAGGTTTTAGAAAATAATCAAAAAAATTCTTAA
- a CDS encoding DegV family protein translates to MYQILTDSECDLPLATLEASNVDAISFHTKIGDQDLINDFGKSYDINEFYQKIQSGIMPTTTQVNVGEYFEFFKPYVENKMSIVYIGFSSGLSGSMSSAHQAKSMLLESYPEADIRIIDTLAASGGEGLMVLKAIRLQKAGATLDGLVSWFDENKMRLRSNITVDNLNYLYHGGRISRTSATVGTLLKVKPILDVDPSGKLRVAMKTRTRKKSLLELADLTLGIIQENPSQPIIITTSGDYDAAEVVKERIIEKVSTADIQIYPIGMTISSHTGFGCVAVFAMGEAPRV, encoded by the coding sequence ATGTATCAAATATTGACTGATTCAGAATGTGACCTGCCACTGGCAACTTTGGAGGCAAGTAACGTTGATGCAATCAGTTTTCACACTAAGATTGGTGATCAAGATTTGATCAATGATTTTGGTAAAAGTTATGATATTAACGAATTTTATCAAAAGATACAGTCTGGTATAATGCCCACGACAACCCAAGTTAACGTTGGTGAATATTTTGAATTCTTTAAACCATACGTTGAAAATAAAATGTCAATTGTTTATATTGGATTTTCTAGTGGATTGAGCGGCTCAATGTCAAGTGCTCATCAAGCAAAGTCAATGTTGCTAGAAAGCTACCCCGAGGCGGATATAAGAATCATTGATACCTTAGCTGCCAGTGGTGGCGAGGGCTTAATGGTCCTTAAGGCTATACGATTGCAAAAAGCGGGTGCAACTTTAGACGGACTTGTTAGCTGGTTTGACGAAAATAAAATGCGTCTACGTTCAAACATTACTGTTGATAATTTAAATTATCTTTATCACGGTGGGCGTATTTCGAGAACTTCAGCTACTGTTGGAACTTTGTTGAAAGTTAAGCCTATTTTAGATGTTGATCCTAGCGGCAAGTTAAGAGTTGCCATGAAAACTAGAACGCGTAAAAAATCATTATTGGAGTTGGCCGATTTAACCCTTGGAATTATTCAGGAGAATCCGAGTCAACCAATTATAATCACAACCAGTGGCGATTATGATGCTGCTGAAGTTGTTAAAGAACGAATAATCGAGAAAGTCAGTACAGCTGATATTCAAATTTATCCAATTGGTATGACTATCTCTAGCCATACTGGATTTGGCTGTGTGGCAGTCTTCGCTATGGGTGAAGCTCCACGAGTTTAA
- a CDS encoding helix-turn-helix domain-containing protein: MEIGKQLQFQRKQRNMSQEDLARKLNISRQSISKWESGAALPSFANVIAISELFDISLDELIKGDTTLMEKFEHDSKINKALLITIVGIVLALVAFIISSGIFHISESKLNDWLILPTTISFVAFAWSIKWKNIDKIISKWTVILGIIWLALVMWPNVYSFWTGFVTGFNNH, encoded by the coding sequence ATGGAAATAGGTAAGCAACTTCAATTTCAACGCAAACAACGTAATATGTCTCAAGAAGATTTGGCGCGGAAACTTAATATTTCACGTCAGTCGATTTCTAAATGGGAAAGTGGGGCTGCTTTGCCTAGTTTTGCCAATGTCATTGCCATTAGTGAATTGTTTGATATCTCTTTAGATGAATTGATTAAAGGAGATACTACTCTTATGGAAAAATTTGAACATGATTCTAAAATCAATAAAGCATTGTTGATTACGATTGTTGGTATTGTTTTAGCTTTGGTCGCTTTTATTATTTCATCAGGAATATTTCATATTTCGGAAAGTAAGTTAAATGATTGGTTAATTTTGCCAACGACCATTTCATTTGTCGCTTTCGCATGGAGTATCAAGTGGAAAAACATTGATAAGATTATTTCCAAATGGACAGTTATTTTAGGTATCATCTGGCTGGCTTTAGTCATGTGGCCTAATGTCTATAGCTTTTGGACAGGCTTTGTTACAGGATTTAATAACCATTAG